From the genome of Pelobacter propionicus DSM 2379, one region includes:
- a CDS encoding glycosyltransferase family 4 protein yields MTELSLGGRNIVFLFGSFDLGGAEQQGLLLADHLHATHGADVKVLALDPRPGRLSHLCDQRGIPWKGIPFHWGLSRRWYYLPQAIAALRAEKADVLISSTCVPNLVSAIGRRLVNAKLSVWRQEDEGLLMNRLPLHRWAVRQPHCFISNSSGGRRFLVDTYGIPEQKVHLIRNGITLSAPLQQRDQWRAELGLPDNAPVACMVANLSRYKDHETLLRAWRLVTEARYGASPVLLLAGRFDDAAQRLRALAAELNLADSIRLLGPVADVSGLLHAVDLFAYSSRSEGIPNAVLEAMAAGLPVVGTAIPGILEAVGAEGAAFLAPVGNHAAMAEKICLLLENAPLRNEYGSILRQRAVSLFSQEQMFSASCQLIASALAALETPR; encoded by the coding sequence ATGACGGAGCTTTCCCTGGGGGGACGTAACATCGTCTTTCTGTTCGGCAGCTTCGACCTGGGTGGCGCCGAGCAGCAGGGGCTGCTGCTGGCGGATCACCTCCACGCCACCCATGGCGCCGACGTCAAGGTCCTGGCCCTGGACCCGCGACCCGGCAGGCTGTCGCACTTGTGCGATCAGCGGGGGATCCCCTGGAAGGGTATCCCCTTCCACTGGGGGCTCAGCCGCCGCTGGTACTATCTGCCCCAGGCCATCGCCGCCCTGCGGGCCGAGAAGGCCGATGTGCTCATCTCCTCCACCTGCGTGCCCAACCTGGTCTCCGCCATCGGCCGGCGGCTGGTGAACGCGAAACTCAGCGTCTGGCGTCAGGAGGACGAGGGGTTGCTCATGAACCGCCTGCCGCTGCATCGCTGGGCCGTACGACAGCCGCACTGCTTCATATCCAACTCCTCGGGCGGCAGACGTTTTCTCGTCGACACCTACGGTATTCCGGAACAGAAGGTCCACCTGATCCGCAACGGCATCACCCTCAGCGCGCCCCTGCAACAGCGCGACCAATGGCGGGCAGAGCTCGGCCTGCCCGACAACGCGCCCGTTGCCTGCATGGTGGCCAACTTAAGCCGCTACAAGGATCACGAGACACTGCTGCGTGCCTGGCGGCTGGTCACCGAGGCCCGATACGGTGCCTCCCCCGTGCTGCTGCTGGCAGGCAGGTTTGACGACGCCGCCCAGCGTTTGCGCGCACTGGCCGCTGAACTGAATCTCGCCGATTCCATCAGGCTGCTGGGTCCTGTGGCAGATGTGTCCGGTCTGCTGCATGCGGTGGACCTGTTCGCCTACAGCTCGCGGAGCGAGGGGATCCCCAACGCGGTTCTGGAGGCCATGGCAGCCGGCCTGCCGGTTGTGGGCACCGCCATACCCGGCATTCTGGAGGCAGTGGGAGCGGAGGGAGCGGCATTCCTGGCGCCGGTGGGCAACCATGCCGCCATGGCGGAAAAAATCTGCCTGCTGCTGGAAAACGCGCCTTTGCGAAACGAGTACGGCTCGATCCTGCGCCAGCGGGCCGTCAGCCTGTTCAGTCAGGAACAGATGTTCAGCGCCTCCTGCCAGCTCATCGCCAGCGCCCTGGCTGCGTTGGAAACCCCACGATAA
- a CDS encoding glycosyltransferase family 4 protein: protein MKIVFLAPFGIRPKGTLLARMLPLAMALKKAGHEVMIIAPPYTNPEDAGKEETVQGIRLRNIPLEAPPAATTLLLSLRMYRAAMAEQPDLIQLFKPKGYGGLAAMYLALMRRLRPDLPPLLVDSDDWEGKGGMNDLLPYSPAQRLVFQIQEQWLLRRADAVTVASRELQRRVTDMTGGRQTVLYLPNGVTPGRRGDGALTRQRFGIPADAPLVLLYSRFFEFQQQRLHDLFAEIHARVAGVRFLVVGAGRDGEEELLLRAARQRGFDQALVMAGWVEPENLADLLAAGDVAPYLFDDTLINRTKCPAKLTELVNAGVAVVGDRVGQLCEYLPESRDTLCSPGEWRRMAAQVVRLLEEPCLRRNLADEQYAHLQMQFSWSRLAEPLEQLLRCLVHKR, encoded by the coding sequence ATGAAGATCGTATTCCTGGCCCCCTTCGGCATCCGCCCCAAGGGAACCCTTCTGGCACGCATGCTTCCGTTGGCAATGGCCCTGAAAAAAGCCGGCCACGAAGTAATGATCATCGCCCCCCCCTACACCAACCCCGAAGACGCGGGGAAAGAGGAAACGGTCCAGGGGATCAGGCTGAGGAACATCCCCTTGGAGGCGCCCCCCGCCGCGACTACCCTGCTGCTCAGCCTGCGCATGTACCGGGCCGCCATGGCTGAGCAACCCGACCTGATCCAGCTCTTCAAGCCCAAGGGGTACGGCGGGCTGGCAGCCATGTACCTGGCCCTGATGCGCCGCCTGCGGCCCGACCTCCCGCCGCTTCTCGTGGACAGCGACGACTGGGAGGGCAAGGGCGGCATGAACGACCTGCTCCCCTACTCCCCTGCCCAACGCCTGGTGTTCCAGATCCAGGAGCAGTGGCTGCTGCGCCGGGCCGATGCCGTCACCGTTGCCAGTCGGGAGCTGCAGCGCCGGGTGACCGACATGACCGGGGGGAGGCAGACCGTGCTCTACCTCCCCAATGGCGTCACGCCCGGCCGGCGCGGCGATGGAGCGTTAACACGGCAGCGGTTCGGCATCCCGGCCGATGCGCCGCTGGTGCTGCTCTACAGCCGTTTCTTCGAGTTTCAACAGCAGCGGCTGCACGACCTGTTCGCCGAGATCCACGCCAGGGTGGCGGGGGTGCGCTTCCTGGTGGTGGGCGCAGGCAGAGATGGGGAGGAAGAGCTGCTGCTCCGGGCCGCCCGGCAGCGGGGCTTTGACCAGGCCCTGGTCATGGCCGGTTGGGTCGAACCGGAAAACCTGGCCGACCTCCTGGCCGCCGGAGACGTGGCCCCCTACCTGTTCGACGACACCCTGATCAACCGCACCAAGTGCCCGGCCAAGCTGACCGAGCTGGTTAATGCCGGGGTGGCGGTGGTAGGCGACCGGGTCGGCCAGCTGTGCGAGTACCTGCCCGAAAGCCGCGACACGCTCTGCTCCCCGGGGGAGTGGCGGCGCATGGCGGCACAGGTCGTGCGACTGTTGGAGGAGCCCTGCCTGCGCCGGAACCTGGCGGATGAGCAGTACGCCCATCTGCAGATGCAGTTCAGCTGGAGCAGACTGGCCGAGCCGCTGGAGCAGCTGCTGCGCTGCCTAGTTCACAAACGTTGA
- a CDS encoding GDP-L-fucose synthase family protein has protein sequence MNRDARIYVAGHRGMVGSAIVRQLRASGYENLILRTSKELDLRDQQTTARFLAEERPEYVFLTAARVGGIVANSSYPAEFIHNNLLIQENIIHNSWKNGVKRLLFLGSTCIYPRLAPQPLKEEYLMSGPLEPTNDAYAVAKIAGIYQCRSYNRQYGTNYLAIMPNNLYGPGDNFDLETSHVLPALIRKFHEAKESEASTVTVWGSGSPLREFLQVDDLAEACLFLMNLDDDRFDTLLNDPVAPALINVGSGEELSIRDLALLVKEITGFDGELLFDRDKPDGTPRKLADLSRIHTLGWRHRTGLKEGIAAAYQWFLENGSGR, from the coding sequence GTGAACAGGGATGCGAGAATATATGTGGCAGGCCACCGCGGCATGGTCGGTTCCGCCATCGTCCGCCAGCTGCGGGCCAGCGGGTATGAGAACCTCATCCTGCGCACCAGCAAGGAACTGGACCTGCGCGACCAGCAGACCACGGCCCGTTTCCTGGCGGAGGAGCGGCCGGAGTACGTCTTCCTGACAGCCGCCAGGGTAGGCGGCATCGTTGCCAACAGCAGCTATCCGGCGGAGTTCATCCACAACAACCTGCTGATCCAGGAGAACATCATCCACAATTCCTGGAAAAACGGCGTAAAACGGCTGCTCTTTTTGGGCAGCACCTGCATCTACCCCCGACTGGCCCCCCAACCGCTCAAGGAAGAGTACCTGATGAGCGGCCCCCTGGAGCCGACCAACGACGCCTATGCGGTGGCCAAGATCGCCGGCATCTACCAGTGCCGCTCCTACAACCGCCAGTACGGCACGAACTACCTGGCCATCATGCCCAACAACCTCTATGGCCCGGGCGACAACTTCGACCTGGAGACATCCCACGTCCTGCCGGCCCTGATCCGCAAGTTCCACGAGGCGAAGGAGAGCGAGGCCTCAACCGTGACCGTCTGGGGGAGCGGCTCCCCACTACGCGAATTCCTGCAGGTGGACGACCTGGCCGAGGCTTGTCTGTTCCTGATGAACCTGGACGACGACCGCTTCGATACGCTGCTGAACGACCCGGTGGCCCCGGCTCTGATCAACGTCGGCTCGGGGGAGGAACTTTCCATCCGCGACCTGGCGCTGCTGGTGAAGGAGATCACCGGTTTTGACGGCGAACTGCTCTTCGACCGGGACAAACCGGACGGAACCCCGCGCAAACTGGCCGACCTCTCCCGCATCCACACACTTGGCTGGCGCCACAGGACCGGGCTCAAGGAGGGGATCGCGGCAGCATACCAGTGGTTCCTGGAGAACGGGAGCGGTCGGTGA
- a CDS encoding glycosyltransferase family 2 protein, whose translation MPEVSVIIPCYNQGQYLHEAIDSVLGQTFSDLEIIVVDDGSSDPATREVLDALNRTATRLLRRKNGGLAAARNSGINAAHGRYILPLDCDDRIAPDYIRQALAAFESDPLCGIVYCRAEKFGAEQGTWRLPPFSRLRMGLGNVIFCSALYQKSDWQRVGGYDENLQRGWEDWDFWLALLELGLTVHCLPYVGFHYRKSESSMASSMDPVLKANLHRQLMHKHPDFFGLLSRTPQPLLEIYYRMAGSGIYRRIKRSGGR comes from the coding sequence ATGCCTGAGGTCAGCGTGATCATACCCTGCTACAACCAGGGACAGTACCTGCACGAGGCGATTGACTCGGTGCTGGGGCAGACCTTCAGCGACCTGGAAATCATCGTGGTAGATGACGGCTCCAGTGATCCGGCGACCCGGGAGGTCCTGGACGCCCTGAATCGAACGGCCACCAGACTGCTGCGGCGTAAAAACGGCGGCCTGGCCGCGGCTCGTAACAGCGGCATCAATGCGGCACATGGACGCTACATCCTCCCCCTGGACTGCGACGACCGCATCGCTCCGGATTACATCAGGCAGGCCCTAGCTGCATTTGAATCCGACCCGCTGTGCGGCATCGTCTACTGCCGGGCCGAAAAGTTCGGGGCCGAGCAGGGGACCTGGCGGCTCCCCCCTTTCAGCAGGCTCCGCATGGGGCTGGGTAATGTGATCTTCTGTTCCGCGCTCTACCAGAAGAGCGACTGGCAGAGGGTGGGGGGGTACGACGAAAACCTGCAACGGGGGTGGGAGGACTGGGACTTCTGGCTGGCGCTCCTGGAGCTGGGGCTCACCGTGCACTGCCTGCCATACGTCGGATTCCACTACCGCAAGAGCGAAAGCTCCATGGCCAGCTCCATGGATCCCGTGCTGAAGGCAAACCTGCACCGACAGCTGATGCATAAACACCCTGACTTCTTCGGCCTCCTTTCCCGTACGCCACAGCCCCTGCTGGAGATCTATTACCGCATGGCAGGGAGCGGAATCTATCGGCGCATCAAACGAAGTGGGGGACGCTGA
- a CDS encoding glycosyltransferase family 4 protein — protein sequence MPLLDDMLITKLSRTPFIRLLVRLAMPLGWLLPFRNRSALFFFFPFLHVGGAERVHAALIGCVADKRPWVFFTKRSDNQRFRPLFSARARLFNIWFLLKHGYPFSIGIMAGLINRHKRPVVFGSNSLFYYLLLPHLRQGVRRLDLLHAFGGGTEEFSLPAVPVLDARVLITSRTREDLATQYRDRGIDPNLLERVVLIPNGVEVPPSPPRRKREGKLRILYVGRASEEKRVHLVGSIAAACSQRGLAVSVTLVGDIAPETLGEGAARSCIFSGEIHDREKMDRLYATADLLLLTSSREGFPLVIMEAMAHGVVPLSTAVGGIPEHLHHGENGWLIGNHDDQELIVESACSLIAQACSDPQRLETMSQAAHEYAAAHFSSARFCEAYRRILAPGGYDAHA from the coding sequence ATGCCACTTCTCGACGACATGCTCATCACCAAACTCAGCCGCACGCCCTTCATCCGCCTGCTCGTACGGCTGGCCATGCCGCTGGGCTGGCTGCTGCCGTTCCGTAACCGTTCTGCCCTGTTCTTCTTTTTCCCCTTCCTGCATGTGGGGGGGGCAGAGCGGGTGCACGCCGCCCTGATTGGCTGCGTAGCCGACAAACGCCCCTGGGTCTTCTTCACCAAACGCTCGGACAACCAACGCTTCCGCCCGCTGTTCTCGGCCCGGGCCAGGCTGTTCAACATCTGGTTCCTGCTTAAACACGGCTATCCCTTCAGCATCGGCATCATGGCCGGCCTGATCAACCGTCACAAACGTCCGGTGGTGTTTGGCAGCAACAGCCTGTTCTACTACCTGCTGCTGCCCCATCTGCGGCAGGGGGTGCGGCGTCTGGACCTGCTGCACGCCTTCGGGGGGGGAACGGAAGAATTCAGCCTGCCGGCAGTGCCTGTACTGGATGCCCGGGTCCTGATAACCTCCCGGACGAGAGAGGATCTGGCAACCCAGTACCGCGACAGGGGGATTGATCCGAATCTGCTGGAGCGGGTTGTACTGATACCGAACGGCGTTGAAGTCCCCCCCTCCCCGCCCCGCAGAAAGCGGGAGGGGAAACTGCGCATTCTGTACGTCGGTCGCGCCTCCGAAGAAAAGAGAGTTCATCTGGTGGGCAGCATTGCCGCCGCCTGCTCTCAGCGCGGCCTAGCGGTCAGCGTTACCCTGGTCGGTGACATTGCCCCGGAGACGCTGGGCGAAGGGGCGGCCCGATCGTGCATCTTTAGCGGTGAGATCCATGACCGGGAAAAAATGGACAGACTCTATGCCACAGCCGACCTGCTGCTGCTCACCTCCAGCCGGGAAGGTTTCCCCCTGGTGATCATGGAGGCCATGGCCCATGGCGTGGTTCCCCTTTCAACGGCAGTGGGCGGGATCCCGGAACATCTGCATCATGGAGAAAACGGCTGGCTGATCGGGAACCATGATGACCAGGAGCTGATTGTGGAGAGCGCCTGTTCACTCATTGCCCAGGCATGCTCCGATCCACAGCGGCTTGAAACGATGTCCCAGGCCGCACATGAGTATGCCGCCGCCCATTTTTCATCGGCCCGTTTCTGTGAAGCATACCGCCGGATTCTGGCGCCTGGCGGATATGATGCCCATGCCTGA
- a CDS encoding class I SAM-dependent methyltransferase codes for MKQSGLAKKQYWDDVYGALSDTNGADWSPRGYEERVLGHELDRVLRHFRPASALEVGCGDSPWLPYLAREYRLEIAGIDYSERGCELARHRLRQSSTRGTVYCRDLFTLSPEETGTFDLVYSLGVVEHFADLNNVLSRLLRFVRPGGVLFTSVPNLRSLHGLGMWLYQPEVLKKHRVVTRDELAQTYQRLGLSGIRTGHAGLASVGIVSRGVQPRFRRLDGLVAPLAQGANILFQMIMKRLPITGGLPWLAPFIVASGVKNDPGVPASQENVRRGRDGS; via the coding sequence ATGAAACAGTCAGGCCTGGCGAAAAAACAATACTGGGACGACGTGTACGGGGCCCTGTCCGATACGAACGGGGCGGACTGGAGTCCGCGGGGCTATGAGGAGCGAGTACTCGGTCACGAGCTGGACCGGGTGCTGCGCCACTTCCGTCCCGCCTCGGCGCTTGAGGTCGGCTGCGGCGACTCCCCCTGGCTCCCCTATCTGGCCAGGGAGTACCGCCTTGAGATAGCCGGAATCGACTATTCCGAAAGGGGATGCGAGCTTGCCCGCCATCGTTTGCGGCAGTCGTCCACCCGGGGCACGGTGTATTGCCGCGATCTGTTCACTCTTTCCCCCGAGGAGACCGGAACCTTTGACCTGGTCTACTCCCTGGGGGTGGTGGAGCATTTCGCCGACCTGAACAACGTGCTCTCCCGCCTGTTGCGCTTCGTCCGCCCCGGCGGGGTGCTGTTCACCTCCGTGCCGAACCTGCGCTCCCTGCACGGCCTGGGGATGTGGCTCTACCAGCCGGAGGTGCTAAAAAAACACCGCGTCGTCACCAGGGATGAGCTTGCCCAGACCTACCAGAGGCTCGGCCTGAGTGGCATACGCACGGGCCATGCCGGGCTCGCATCGGTGGGCATCGTATCCCGGGGCGTCCAGCCCCGTTTCAGACGCCTGGACGGCCTGGTGGCCCCCCTGGCCCAGGGAGCGAACATCCTCTTCCAGATGATCATGAAGCGCCTGCCGATTACCGGCGGGCTCCCCTGGCTCGCCCCCTTCATCGTTGCCAGCGGCGTCAAAAACGATCCCGGAGTTCCTGCCAGTCAAGAGAACGTCCGGCGGGGACGGGACGGATCATGA
- a CDS encoding YfhO family protein produces the protein MTERRKNLLCLTALLGLMILLFSRILFTDRIVRAPDILNESYWWLKSYADMGLADLFRFNLTADWNPLINSGHTTNGGMVSQQFLLYQRLILHFIPPPASVAWFMVLHLFLGGAGVFFCCRLVGCSAWGALLGGAIFALAPENVSLINAGHVMKIATISFAPWAFYLLERGFQSRRLIFFMGCGLTLAFQFFNTHWQIAFYTCLCLGLYGLLRSLGILCATEGKPPFPLLRLLACNLVVLLFFLTSVSISLLPLADWSKDTNRGVQSGANQGKGGLERDEAMSWSLPPEELAGFVIPGFFGLSRQEAGPNPASIRSYYWGRMVFTQTASYMGLIPWLLLPLPLLFRRDRYTWLALLAIGGGVLFAMGKYTPFYNLLFDIFPGINRFRVPKMIMFIPVMGLALLAARGVDLLREERVRRSIAFQRYLLGAGGLALSLFLLLAIEAVGREFWLSTISPLLAQPTRYEQGPQLVMQRWNNLVMETAIAAALASTCVASLYALTRGWLSSRLLPCALLLLFLGDVTRINDKFLFLVDVPEKSSNSRTAVIDFLSRSPGEYRTLPMNNDDPMLYASNGIPVLYTSNPVQQVRWQEYLDAFTLNSSMPDQMNLRYLVLDAGQYAREKKRIPRKFQPVFLSPDHRELVLENRDVLPKAWLVSTARVVREGEQTLRMLQDPGFDPTATALVESPPPIPLATTVQTPPSPPGTVAINQYGRERIELMAISHVNSLLVLGEKYFHGWRVRVDGQTATIHPVNHVLRGVYLTPGRHRVEFVFDPLPFRIGKWLTLASFAFFAGMLGREWLMHRRTAVNSGQ, from the coding sequence ATGACCGAACGCAGGAAAAACCTGCTCTGTCTGACAGCACTGCTGGGATTGATGATCCTGCTCTTTTCGCGGATCCTCTTCACCGACAGAATCGTCCGCGCGCCGGACATCCTCAACGAATCCTACTGGTGGCTGAAGAGCTACGCCGACATGGGCCTGGCCGATCTCTTCCGCTTCAACCTGACAGCCGACTGGAATCCGCTGATCAACAGCGGCCACACCACCAACGGCGGCATGGTCTCCCAGCAGTTTCTGCTGTACCAGCGGCTGATCCTGCATTTCATCCCTCCCCCGGCAAGCGTTGCCTGGTTCATGGTGCTGCACCTGTTTCTGGGGGGCGCGGGAGTCTTCTTCTGCTGCCGCCTGGTGGGGTGCAGTGCCTGGGGAGCCCTCCTGGGTGGCGCCATCTTCGCCCTGGCGCCGGAAAACGTCTCGCTGATCAACGCCGGCCATGTGATGAAGATCGCCACGATCAGTTTCGCTCCCTGGGCATTCTACCTGCTGGAGCGGGGTTTCCAGAGCCGTCGCCTGATCTTCTTCATGGGCTGTGGCCTGACCCTGGCCTTTCAGTTCTTCAACACCCACTGGCAGATCGCCTTCTACACCTGTCTCTGCCTGGGGCTGTACGGCCTGCTCCGCTCCCTGGGCATCCTGTGCGCCACAGAGGGGAAGCCACCTTTCCCGTTGCTCCGCCTGCTGGCATGTAACCTGGTGGTGCTGCTGTTCTTCCTGACCAGCGTATCCATCTCCCTGCTCCCGCTGGCGGACTGGTCCAAGGACACCAACCGCGGCGTCCAGAGCGGCGCGAACCAGGGCAAGGGGGGACTAGAGCGGGATGAGGCCATGTCCTGGTCTCTGCCGCCGGAAGAGCTGGCCGGCTTCGTCATCCCCGGCTTCTTCGGCCTCTCCCGCCAGGAGGCAGGCCCGAACCCCGCCTCCATCCGCAGTTACTACTGGGGCCGCATGGTGTTTACCCAGACCGCAAGCTACATGGGGCTCATACCCTGGCTGCTGCTGCCGCTGCCGCTCCTGTTCCGCCGCGATCGCTACACCTGGCTTGCGCTCCTGGCCATTGGGGGAGGGGTGCTGTTTGCCATGGGCAAGTACACCCCCTTCTACAACCTGCTGTTCGACATCTTCCCCGGCATCAACCGCTTCCGGGTTCCCAAGATGATCATGTTCATCCCGGTCATGGGCCTGGCACTGCTTGCCGCCAGGGGAGTGGACCTGCTGCGGGAGGAACGGGTGCGGCGGAGCATCGCCTTCCAACGCTATCTGCTGGGGGCGGGGGGGCTTGCCCTGTCACTGTTCCTGCTGCTGGCCATCGAAGCGGTGGGCAGGGAGTTCTGGCTCTCCACCATCTCTCCCCTTTTGGCCCAACCGACCCGTTACGAACAGGGGCCCCAGCTGGTCATGCAGCGCTGGAATAACCTGGTGATGGAAACCGCCATTGCCGCGGCGCTGGCATCCACCTGCGTTGCCAGCCTGTACGCCCTGACACGGGGCTGGCTTTCCTCCCGACTGCTCCCCTGCGCGCTGCTGCTGCTCTTCCTGGGAGACGTGACCAGGATCAACGACAAATTCCTGTTCCTGGTGGATGTCCCGGAGAAGAGCAGTAACAGCCGCACGGCGGTGATCGACTTCCTCAGCCGCTCGCCAGGGGAGTACCGGACCCTGCCCATGAACAACGACGACCCGATGCTCTACGCCAGCAACGGGATTCCGGTCCTGTATACCTCCAACCCGGTCCAGCAGGTGCGCTGGCAGGAGTACCTGGATGCCTTCACCCTGAACTCGTCCATGCCGGACCAGATGAACCTCAGGTACCTGGTGCTGGATGCCGGACAGTACGCCCGCGAAAAGAAACGCATCCCCCGCAAATTCCAGCCGGTATTCCTGTCTCCCGACCACCGGGAGCTGGTGCTGGAAAACCGGGACGTGCTTCCCAAGGCGTGGCTGGTTTCCACGGCACGGGTTGTCCGGGAGGGAGAGCAGACCCTGCGCATGCTCCAGGATCCCGGCTTCGATCCCACGGCCACCGCCCTGGTGGAGAGCCCGCCCCCCATCCCCCTGGCCACGACAGTCCAAACGCCCCCATCCCCTCCCGGAACGGTCGCCATCAACCAGTACGGGAGGGAACGGATCGAGCTCATGGCGATCTCCCACGTGAACAGCCTGCTGGTACTGGGTGAAAAGTACTTCCATGGATGGCGGGTGCGGGTGGATGGTCAAACCGCCACTATCCATCCGGTCAACCACGTCCTGCGCGGGGTCTACCTGACGCCGGGAAGGCATAGGGTTGAGTTTGTCTTCGACCCGCTCCCCTTCAGGATCGGCAAATGGCTGACCCTGGCCTCCTTCGCGTTCTTCGCCGGTATGCTGGGACGGGAGTGGCTGATGCACAGGAGAACGGCAGTGAACAGCGGACAGTGA
- a CDS encoding flippase, whose product MHKTWMRFLPSFISRRLENRHELQRAIDNTGWLFADKLLRMGAGLLVGVWLARYLGPVQFGLLSFAGSFATLFSAPALLGLEAIIVRELVRTPTGREDLLGTTFFLRLLSGGISFALAMLTIVIIRPGEPLTRLLVALACSMLIFQAFDVIDLWFQSEVKSRYVVIAKNGAFLCSTAVKVALILGRAPLFAFALANALEIVLGALGLMVVYRHDGQFMSRWRVRTTRIKQLLSESLPLVLSGIVFMVYLRVDQVLLGQMAGDGEVGIYAAAVRVAEIWYFIPTAVVSSVFPTIIKARESDEDEFYRRLQRLYNLMAFMGYMVAIPLTFCGGFIINLLFGPKYAAAGPMLTLLVWAGLFANLTVARNAFLFAMNWSRVLLVAVTLGAITNVLLNVLLIPRYGGMGAVVASLVSYWAAAHGISFLHPSLFRTGRMLTRALLMPKFW is encoded by the coding sequence ATGCATAAAACCTGGATGCGATTCCTGCCGTCATTCATCAGCAGACGGCTTGAGAATCGCCATGAACTTCAGCGCGCCATCGACAACACCGGCTGGCTCTTTGCCGACAAGCTGCTCAGAATGGGAGCGGGACTCCTAGTCGGCGTCTGGCTGGCCAGATACCTGGGTCCTGTCCAGTTTGGCCTGCTGAGCTTTGCCGGCTCATTTGCCACCCTGTTTTCCGCTCCGGCGCTCCTGGGGCTGGAAGCCATCATCGTCCGGGAGCTGGTGCGAACCCCCACGGGGCGGGAAGACCTGCTCGGCACCACTTTTTTCCTCCGCCTTCTCTCCGGTGGTATCTCCTTTGCGTTGGCAATGCTCACCATCGTCATCATCAGACCCGGGGAACCGCTGACCCGGCTGCTGGTGGCGCTGGCATGTTCCATGCTGATCTTTCAGGCCTTCGACGTGATTGACCTCTGGTTCCAGTCCGAGGTCAAGTCCCGCTACGTGGTCATTGCCAAGAACGGCGCGTTCCTCTGCAGCACGGCAGTGAAGGTGGCGCTCATACTGGGCAGGGCGCCTCTTTTCGCCTTCGCCCTGGCCAATGCCTTGGAGATAGTCCTGGGCGCCCTGGGACTGATGGTTGTCTACCGCCACGATGGGCAGTTCATGTCACGCTGGCGGGTACGGACGACCAGGATCAAGCAACTACTGTCGGAAAGCCTTCCCTTGGTCCTTTCCGGAATCGTTTTCATGGTCTACCTGAGGGTGGATCAGGTACTGCTGGGACAGATGGCCGGCGACGGAGAAGTGGGAATCTACGCGGCTGCCGTGCGTGTGGCCGAGATCTGGTATTTTATCCCCACCGCTGTCGTATCATCGGTCTTTCCCACCATCATCAAGGCAAGGGAGTCCGATGAGGACGAGTTTTACCGGCGACTGCAGAGGCTTTACAACCTCATGGCCTTTATGGGATATATGGTCGCAATCCCCCTCACCTTCTGCGGTGGATTTATCATCAACCTGCTGTTCGGCCCGAAATATGCCGCCGCCGGCCCGATGCTTACTTTGCTGGTCTGGGCAGGACTGTTCGCGAATCTCACCGTGGCGAGGAACGCCTTTCTGTTCGCCATGAACTGGTCGCGGGTGCTGCTGGTGGCGGTAACCCTGGGCGCGATCACAAACGTGTTGCTCAACGTCCTGCTGATCCCACGTTATGGCGGCATGGGGGCGGTTGTCGCATCGCTAGTTTCCTACTGGGCCGCCGCCCACGGCATCTCCTTTCTCCATCCATCACTGTTCAGAACCGGCCGGATGCTGACCCGCGCACTCCTGATGCCGAAATTTTGGTAA